From a region of the Lactuca sativa cultivar Salinas chromosome 4, Lsat_Salinas_v11, whole genome shotgun sequence genome:
- the LOC111917203 gene encoding uncharacterized protein LOC111917203, with translation MSEAYERVKGGRLTFKGGTLASRSKSIDKKKKKKHKKSSDENANVTEEILTGDAATATAEDGGGSAAAEGGSGGGDDGIYTIDAAKRRKYDDLFPVEAKKFGYDPKAKVKSVEDALDDRVKKKADRYCK, from the coding sequence ATGTCGGAGGCATACGAGAGAGTGAAAGGGGGCAGGCTGACCTTCAAAGGAGGAACCCTAGCTTCAAGAAGCAAATCCATtgataaaaagaagaagaaaaagcacAAGAAATCATCTGACGAAAACGCTAACGTCACCGAAGAAATTCTCACCGGGGACGCCGCTACTGCGACTGcagaagatggtggtggttccGCGGCTGCGGAAGGTGGATCAGGAGGAGGCGATGACGGTATTTACACGATTGATGCGGCGAAACGCAGGAAGTACGATGATCTGTTCCCTGTGGAGGCTAAGAAGTTCGGGTATGATCCGAAAGCGAAGGTGAAGTCGGTTGAGGATGCCCTTGACGATAGAGTGAAGAAGAAGGCTGATCGTTATTGCAAATAG